The Branchiostoma floridae strain S238N-H82 chromosome 18, Bfl_VNyyK, whole genome shotgun sequence DNA window tatgttttttgaatttgttttttgAAATATCGGTTTGGTTATAAGAACTGTTATGAGTTTTTGTAGTAGCTTAACCTTGTGTAACATTGCAGAATATATAGTGTAAAATGAGAAACTTTCGTGATGGTTTTACGTTCGTTTTGCCCACTACCTCGAAATTAGACGCCCCGAACATTTGCCCTTTTTAGTTAAAATTCTACGGTATTTTTGaacattcattatgcaaatgagtggTGGTCGTCGAAGATATCCCCGACCCAAGCGCCATTATGTTATCAGACATGCATTTTTTACACGCGACATTCAGTTGCAAAAAGTCTTCAATGTGAAGAACGCTAGCTTTGCAGAGCCTGAGGGTGTACCTAAGCGCCCCCTGTCATCTTTTGCAGGTATGGCAGGGAAAACAGACCTGGAGGCGGCCAGAGCCGACATGATCACAGATGGCCTGGAGGACCTTATTGGGCTAAAGATGAGCTTCTTCTTTACGGAGAAGGACGAGAATAAGAAAGTATGTTCAACTAAAGAAACACTTAGAAGATGATTCAAACTATCCTTTTCTCTAAAAAGAATTATCATTATAAAAAGCTGCTTTAGCATAGTATTATAAACATCATTCGTGAGCATTTAGTAGTTATGTTCGCCGATAGGGGCAAAATCTTGTTTTTGCTAGTGCGATCTTCTTAATTCTGTCATGATGCGTCAATGGAAGCAACCAACTTGAAACAATTACGCATATATATTATTCTGTTGAATGCCAAAAAGTTTCACAGAACATGTTATTAACGTAGtaattcaatgaatgaatgaatcgagttgcataaattatgttaattcattgtaggaagaaaagaagaaggagTTTGTAGAGAAGATCCTTCCGTCGGCTCTGGACCTCTTTGAAAAGCTTGCGAGCGCGGAGGGATATTTTGTCGGGAACTcggtacgtttttttttttactgttgtttCTTGAATGCAGCAAGGCAGCTCACACCTTACTGGATTATTTTATGGTGTATATTGACAAGGTTTTGAAAACCTTTTTGCAGGGTAACAGGACAAATGATCTTCTTCTAGAATATGTTATTTTGTTACTGACTGACACCTGCAGTTTTCACCTGCATAATTTTCACCGTTgttgacccccctcccccacccctaTAGTTGACCTGGGCTGACGTCAACTTCTTCAGCCTCTTCAACGGCTTCATCAACCGCTTCATCCCTGGGGACCATCTCAAAAATCACGTCAACCTCAACAAGGTCATGGGGAACGTCTCATCCAACCCTGGCATCGCGAAATGGCTGAAGGAGCGACCGGAAACCCAGTTCTAAAATCTCATCAACATAACGTCTTTCCAGTAGATTTTAAAGATCGAACtcttatagaaaaaaaaattctttcacGTTTTGTGTTATTTGTTATTCAAATTAATGATATCAATTCTGAGTTCTGACTCATGATTATTTGACCAGTTGTATGGAACTAATGAAGAAACTTATCACAATTACGGTGACTTTACGGTGATGTGTATGATATAGTTGGaaataaaaaattttgtttgtgtgtgaagaAAATAGTTATGTGTTCAAAACTCATATGGAGCAAAAAAGAGAAAGTACATGATATATCTATCCTATTTCAAAACAACAAAGGTGCTTACAAGTCTCAGAGTGGTTTTAGTGGGGAAATGAACACGAAATGCCTCGATTGTATCATCCAACGCCCATGCATTGCCTAACCCACTTTGTTAATTAATCCACTGTGCTCATATTCCAACTGAATAAAACCTTGAGCCAAAGCAATATTACCTTACATCTTAGAAAAGGCACATAGAACACCGGTACAATAGCAACCATCACAGAAGTGTTATGAATAATCAAAACATCATCGATTCAAACACTGGAAATGACATTGATTCAATGCTACTAGTACTAAGCTGAAATAGCAATAATTCTTAtaatttttgatatttcaacaaaaaaatGGTCACTATTAGGGAAATAAATATTTTCCTTTGCAAGCATCCTGAGAACTTTTGAGACACTCCCTTCCTAGACACTACTCGTCTTTCACCTGTATATTGTAGTAGGTCCTTCCGACAAAAGTA harbors:
- the LOC118405781 gene encoding glutathione S-transferase 1-like, which codes for MPTYKLTYFKARGVAEFARLLFAAGGLEYEDVRVEGEQWQQLKPKTPMGQLPILEVDGAMICQSKAIGRLIAKKIGMAGKTDLEAARADMITDGLEDLIGLKMSFFFTEKDENKKEEKKKEFVEKILPSALDLFEKLASAEGYFVGNSLTWADVNFFSLFNGFINRFIPGDHLKNHVNLNKVMGNVSSNPGIAKWLKERPETQF